A stretch of Polypterus senegalus isolate Bchr_013 chromosome 3, ASM1683550v1, whole genome shotgun sequence DNA encodes these proteins:
- the olfml3b gene encoding olfactomedin-like protein 3A: MALKQAFFLITFLTLTHGQQQALLDYLERRLLAIEDRISVWHDQTNRYATELRDFKQQIVGVLENVEKERETLRSDMENVNTRVDRMEREMDYLETQNPAPPCVEVDDKLVEQQVTRVKEKNKGKYEKLTDCRDMISSIKAMKIVKRIGGPIGLWTKDPVAESDKVYVFNSSHGQVIYEFATIRELTSSLGLTRARKIKLPFPWAGSGHTIYDGYAYYIKEGQEFQVIKFDLKNESVVDSAVFPSEEQVPVYGLSPQTYIDLAADEEGLWAIYATKENEKNICLAKMDPKTLDIEQMWDTPCPRENAESAFVICGTVYVVYNTKLPSRSRVQCVFDVSDMVTSEDAPLVYFPKRYGSHSSLKYNPNEKQIYAWDDGYQILYKLSMKQKLDV; the protein is encoded by the exons GACCGCATTTCAGTGTGGCACGATCAGACCAATCGATACGCGACGGAACTGAGGGACTTCAAACAGCAAATTGTTGGTGTCTTAGAGAACGTAGAGAAAGAACGAGAGACGCTGCGTTCTGATATGGAAAATGTCAACACCCGTGTTGATCGCATGGAGAGGGAGATGGACTACCTGGAGACCCAAAACCCTGCCCCACCATGTGTGGAAGTGGATGACAAGCTTGTTGAACAGCAGGTCACTAGAGTGAAGGAGAAGAACAAGGGCAAGTACGAGAAACTAACAG ATTGCAGAGATATGATCTCTAGCATCAAGGCCATGAAGATTGTCAAGAGGATAGGTGGACCTATAGGACTATGGACAAAAGACCCAGTGGCTGAATCAGATAAAGTCTATGTTTTCAACAGCTCACACGGACAAGTCATCTATGAATTTGCCACAATACGTGAACTTACCTCATCCTTGGGATTGACACGCGCCAGGAAAATCAAGTTGCCCTTCCCATGGGCTGGCTCTGGGCACACTATATATGACGGCTATGCTTACTATATCAAAGAAGGCCAGGAGTTTCAAGTGATTAAGTTTGACCTGAAGAATGAGAGTGTGGTGGACAGTGCTGTGTTCCCTTCTGAGGAGCAGGTGCCAGTCTATGGCCTCTCCCCTCAGACCTACATTGACCTCGCAGCAGATGAAGAAGGCTTGTGGGCTATTTATGCCACCAAGGAGAATGAGAAAAACATCTGTTTGGCAAAGATGGACCCCAAGACTTTAGATATTGAACAGATGTGGGACACACCTTGCCCCCGGGAGAATGCAGAGTCTGCCTTTGTAATCTGTGGCACTGTCTATGTGGTTTATAACACCAAGTTGCCCAGCCGCTCTCGAGTGCAATGTGTTTTTGATGTCAGTGATATGGTGACCAGCGAAGATGCCCCCCTTGTCTACTTCCCCAAGCGTTATGGCTCTCACTCAAGCCTGAAGTACAACCCCAATGAAAAACAGATCTATGCTTGGGATGATGGCTACCAGATTCTCTACAAGCTATCCATGAAACAGAAGCTGGATGTGTGA